In a single window of the Oryctolagus cuniculus chromosome 9, mOryCun1.1, whole genome shotgun sequence genome:
- the TAS2R13 gene encoding taste receptor type 2 member 13, whose translation MESAPQNILTLIIVIQFIFGNLSNGFMVLVNCVDWIKTRKASSIDKILTILATFRIGLIWVTLVYWFGAQYHSPLLITETPLRIIVSAWIFTNHFSLWFATILSIFYLFKIGNFSSPSFLYLKWRIKKVILMIQLATLIFLFLNLIQMNIHITDWIHQDEGNATLDSRISGFSKFSYLALFTLTMYSLIPFTVALISFCFLLFSQWKHLQKMKSNSKEHRDPRTKAHISAIKSVLSFLLLYASFLLCLIIASIPSIYQNHLAYSVLQSIKMIYLSSHSFILILGNPKLRQACVLMLWQLRCRLQR comes from the coding sequence ATGGAAAGCGCCCCACAGAACATCTTAACTCTCATAATTGTTATACAATTCATATTTGGGAATTTGAGCAATGGATTCATGGTGCTGGTAAATTGTGTGGACTGGATCAAGACAAGAAAGGCCTCCTCCATTGATAAAATCCTCACTATCTTGGCTACCTTCAGAATTGGTTTAATCTGGGTAACATTAGTATATTGGTTTGGAGCTCAGTATCATTCACCTTTACTTATAACTGAAACACCATTAAGGATTATTGTTTCTGCTTGGATATTTACCAATCATTTCAGCCTCTGGTTTGCTACAATcctcagtattttttatttgttcaaaatagGCAATTTCTCTAGTCCTAGTTTTCTCTATCTTAAGTGGAGAATCAAAAAAGTAATTCTGATGATACAACTAGCAACcttgatctttttgtttttaaatttgatacaGATGAACATACATATTACAGATTGGATACATCAAGATGAAGGAAATGCAACTTTGGATTCCAGAATTAGTGGTTTTTCAAAGTTTTCATATCTGGCCTTATTCACTTTGACTATGTATAGTCTAATACCATTTACTGTTGCcctgatttctttctgttttttgttgttctcCCAATGGAAACATCTCCAGAAAATGAAGTCCAATTCCAAAGAACACAGAGATCCTAGGACCAAGGCTCACATAAGTGCTATAAAAAGTGTGCTCTCATTCCTCCTACTCTAtgccagtttccttctgtgccTTATTATTGCAAGCATTCCTAGCATATATCAGAACCACCTGGCCTATAGTGTTTTACAGAGTATTAAAATGATCTATCTTTCAAGTCACTCATTTATTCTGATTCTGGGAAATCCTAAGTTAAGGCAGGCCTGTGTTCTGATGCTGTGGCAGCTGAGATGTAGGCTACAAAGATGA